In a single window of the Mugil cephalus isolate CIBA_MC_2020 chromosome 6, CIBA_Mcephalus_1.1, whole genome shotgun sequence genome:
- the lepr gene encoding leptin receptor, translated as MTPAMVRSVMLTVLMCISLAPLVVQCLEPDDGAPLRSGTRELPWQDELCCDSPPAHFNLEGGNADTSETNRSGSNLPHQPRCTFRSTTTESRPHEPYGGTCLYIQCSIDENWGNLTCDLQSNGQSSGRLSAGLSLRRLLPGERNDTEVNGAPSDNSVICEAEDSFTCSVALSPATSAVAVVAVTISDAVAPPVLLRVPARPEKPSPPVNISHIQTIEGELMLLWDAPLDFKAGPLRYEVRYSSNRSHPAWQVVTAPGERRLSLDPRAGPNYTIQVRCSGLSAPPLWSEWSAPYHIFLQTVSYIPEKIVVRPGENVTVYCVFNNRSINASTAAWKLDLQQPLHPSQYHSVNPWVSRITMQPSANRMYVLLSCPQNWSKPYSQIFVEGAFINITCKTNGDLDAMDCNWKNKERTTLELKFKWADLPCDVMQERERAGEEVGEMGPACSQVRPKQKTCTIYPLNMNCYKLWLEVPSKLGRISSKPVYLSPVDHVKPNPPTNVKAVSQSSGVLKVTWKPPPLPVQGVQCQFRYYLPSSLRAQPDWKVQSSVRVPWAEAAVPDMCRVYVVQVRCMHTNGTGYWSEWSDSVYSTAQNSRVPERGPNFWRIRRDDPQKNQSNITLLLEHLPVSGSSYCVDGFIVEHHTSSGSVTRQPIELTSSYSFEWNQEHQTVTVEAYNNLGSSASNVNMTLERQPKRRCVRSFHVMVINSTCVSLSWSLSDNSSVPLFMVVQWSSQRQQDSEDFDQSGETWARLPYTDSPVYLRGEFFGSEDYGFHLYPIFAEGEGEPVYTLATRGDPAAYMMPMIFSFLTIILFITLVLSQNQMKRFVWKDVPNPKKCSWAKGVDFKKMDTFDHMFRPPEGLQAWPLLLPTENISKVIIVDKALTTALIQNPLVPLTPDLDAPLAMSLCPGRTEQAVDCETFLGVVPSIAINQDSLTNSSSIIDELQPVDPSLDLRPGSTDSSAQSSVTYSTVLQFDPKQDQQNFHLRFKDGSGSSSSDEGNFSANNSDISASLHGGMWELDSCCSREMDDPRHSGSYNSVEELSETSEQEDEAEARQEKVLYYLRMEYPAEEEESEGEEQSREETRSELLKKAAVDRQDCSAESNPLLGYEDSSEPGELLSAPPCAFTSLYLPQLSTAPCTRQLIVQNQDRSSEP; from the exons ATGACCCCAGCCAT GGTTCGGTCTGTAATGTTGACAGTCCTGATGTGTATTTCCCTGGCTCCCCTTG TGGTTCAGTGTTTGGAGCCTGATGATGGAGCCCCTCTACGTTCAGGTACCCGAGAACTTCCGTGGCAGGATGAGTTGTGCTGTGACTCACCCCCAGCCCACTTCAATCTGGAGGGAGGCAACGCGGACACATCGGAGACAAATCGCTCCGGTTCGAACCTCCCACACCAACCCCGCTGTACCTTCAGGAGCACGACAACTGAATCACGTCCTCATGAGCCCTATGGCG GAACCTGTTTGTACATCCAGTGCAGCATTGATGAAAACTGGGGCAATCTAACCTGTGATCTTCAGTCTAACGGCCAGTCCTCAGGCAGGCTGTCTGCTGGTCTCAGCTTACGGCGGCTGTT GCCTGGAGAAAGAAACGACACAGAGGTGAACGGGGCTCCGTCTGATAATTCCGTCATTTGCGAAGCCGAGGATTCCTTCACGTGCTCTGTCGCTCTCAGCCCTGCAACGAGCGCCGTCGCCGTGGTGGCAGTCACCATCTCTGACGCCGTGGCTCCACCGGTTCTGCTCAGAGTTCCCGCTCGACCCG AGAAACCGAGTCCTCCAGTCAACATCTCACACATTCAGACCATTGAAGGGGAGCTGATGTTACTCTGGGACGCGCCGCTGGACTTTAAGGCCGGCCCGCTGAGGTACGAGGTCCGGTACTCCTCCAACAGAAGCCACCCAGCCTGGCAG GTGGTGACTGCACCTGGTGAGCGCAGGTTATCTCTAGACCCGAGGGCGGGACCTAACTACACCATCCAGGTCCGCTGCTCCGGCCTGAGCGCGCCTCCGCTGTGGAGCGAGTGGAGCGCACCATACCACATCTTTCTGCAAA CGGTGAGCTACATCCCCGAGAAGATCGTGGTGCGGCCCGGGGAGAACGTAACGGTGTATTGCGTGTTCAACAACCGCAGCATCAACGCCAGCACGGCCGCGTGGAAGCTCGACCTCCAGCAGCCGCTTCATCCCAGCCAGTACCACTCAGTCAATCCCTGG GTCAGCCGGATCACAATGCAGCCTTCGGCGAATCGGATGTACGTCTTGCTGAGTTGTCCGCAGAACTGGAGCAAACCTTACAGCCAGATCTTCGTAGAAG gggctTTCATCAATATAACGTGCAAAACCAACGGAGACCTGGACGCGATGGACTGCAACTGGAAGAACAAGGAGAGGACGACGCTCGAACTGAAGTTCAA GTGGGCTGACCTGCCGTGCGACGTGATGCAGGAGAGGGAGCGAGCGGGTGAGGAAGTGGGGGAGATGGGGCCCGCATGCAGCCAGGTCAGGCCCAAGCAGAAGACCTGCACCATCTACCCTCTGAACATGAACTGCTACAAGCTGTGGCTGGAGGTCCCGTCCAAACTGGGCCGCATCAGCTCCAAACCGGTCTACCTGTCACCCGTCGATCACG TAAAACCCAACCCACCCACTAATGTGAAGGCAGTGAGCCAGAGCAGTGGCGTCCTGAAAGTCACTTGGAAGCCTCCGCCTCTCCCAGTCCAAGGGGTCCAGTGTCAGTTTCGGTACTACTTGCCGTCCTCTCTGAGAGCCCAGCCAGACTGGAAG GTCCAGAGCTCGGTGCGCGTTCCCTGGGCGGAGGCTGCGGTGCCGGACATGTGCCGGGTGTATGTGGTCCAGGTGCGCTGCATGCACACCAACGGCACCGGCTACTGGAGCGAATGGAGCGACTCCGTCTACTCCACGGCACAAAACAGCAGAG TGCCGGAGCGTGGCCCCAATTTCTGGAGAATCCGTCGAGATGATCCGCAGAAAAACCAGTCGAATATCACTCTGCTGCTTGAG CATCTCCCAGTGTCAGGGAGCTCCTACTGTGTGGACGGATTCATAGTGGAACACCACACCTCCAGCGGCTCGGTGACGAGGCAGCCGATCGAGCTGACGTCCTCCTACAGCTTTGAGTGGAACCAGGAGCATCAGACTGTGACCGTGGAGGCCTACAACAATCTGGGGAGCTCCGCTAGCAACGTAAACATGACGCTGGAGAGACAGCCTAAAC GCCGCTGCGTCCGTTCTTTCCACGTGATGGTTATCAACAGCACCTGCGTGTCTCTGTCATGGAGCCTGTCGGATAACAGCTCTGTGCCTCTGTTCATGGTCGTCCAGTGGTCGTCGCAGAGGCAGCAGGACTCCGAGGACTTTGACCAGAGTGGAGAAACGTGGGCGAGACTTCCCTATACCGATTCCCCCGTCTACCTGAGAG GTGAATTCTTTGGCTCTGAGGATTACGGCTTCCACCTGTACCCAATATTCGCTGAGGGAGAAGGGGAGCCAGTCTACACTTTAG CTACCAGAGGAGATCCCGCAGCCTACATGATGCCGATGATCTTCTCCTTCCTCACCATCATCCTGTTTATCACCCTGGTCCTCTCTCAAAACCA GATGAAAAGGTTTGTGTGGAAGGACGTTCCCAACCCAAAGAAATGCTCGTGGGCTAAAGGAGTAGACttcaaaaag ATGGACACCTTTGACCACATGTTCAGACCTCCAGAGGGTCTTCAAGCCTGGCCGCTGCTGCTCCCCACCGAGAACATCTCCAAAGTCATCATAGTGGACAAAGCTCTGACCACAGCCCTGATCCAAAACCCGCTCGtccccctgacccctgaccttgACGCTCCCTTAGCTATGTCCTTATGTCCTGGGAGAACCGAGCAGGCTGTGGATTGTGAGACATTCCTGGGTGTTGTCCCGTCCATAGCCATTAACCAGGATTCTTTAACCAATTCAAGCTCAATAATAGATGAACTGCAGCCAGTGGATCCCTCGCTGGACCTTCGTCCAGGTAGCACTGACAGCTCTGCACAGTCGTCCGTCACGTACTCCACCGTGCTGCAGTTTGATCCGAAGCAGGACCAGCAAAACTTTCATCTCCGCTTTAAGGACGGCAGTGGCAGCAGCTCCAGCGACGAGGGCAATTTCTCCGCCAACAACTCTGACATTTCCGCATCCCTCCACGGCGGCATGTGGGAGCtggacagctgctgcagcagggaGATGGACGACCCGAGACACTCCGGCTCCTACAACTCCGTGGAGGAGCTTTCCGAAACCTCGGAGCAAGAGGACGAAGCGGAGGCGAGGCAGGAGAAGGTGCTGTATTATCTACGAATGGAGTATccggcagaggaggaggagagcgaaggggaagagcagagcagagaggagacaagATCTGAGCTTCTTAAAAAGGCTGCTGTGGACAGGCAGGACTGCTCCGCCGAGTCAAACCCTTTGCTCGGCTACGAGGACTCGAGTGAGCCCGGCGAGCTGCTCTCAGCGCCGCCATGCGCCTTCACCTCGCTCTACCTGCCTCAGTTAAGTACTGCTCCATGCACGAGGCAGCTCATAGTTCAGAACCAAGACAGGAGCAGCGAGCCGTGA